A single genomic interval of Bradyrhizobium sp. AZCC 1693 harbors:
- a CDS encoding DMT family protein produces the protein MPTVSPTLLPVLMLFASNIFMTFAWYGHLKFKESPLPMVVLASWGIAFVEYWLAVPANRWGSAVYSAAQLKTMQEVITLVVFACFSVLYLKQPLGWNHALGFACIAFGAFLIFHKWA, from the coding sequence ATGCCCACTGTTTCCCCGACGTTGTTGCCGGTCCTGATGCTGTTTGCCTCCAACATCTTCATGACCTTTGCCTGGTATGGCCATCTGAAATTCAAGGAGAGCCCGCTGCCGATGGTCGTGCTGGCGAGCTGGGGCATCGCCTTCGTCGAATACTGGCTGGCGGTGCCGGCCAACCGCTGGGGCAGTGCGGTGTATTCCGCGGCGCAGCTCAAGACCATGCAGGAGGTGATCACGCTGGTGGTGTTTGCCTGCTTCTCGGTGCTCTATCTGAAGCAGCCGCTGGGATGGAATCACGCGCTCGGCTTTGCCTGCATCGCCTTTGGCGCGTTTTTGATTTTCCACAAATGGGCGTGA
- a CDS encoding PAS-domain containing protein, with product MQFNWRAISGPALTTATALLAFLVDRHFVPVPNPAPLFVCIVALASSVSGIVSGMASAVIAVASSALFFLNHRAAPGYDMSDLARMLLLAATAGGTALITGLLRQKWVGAFAWEKKHHATSERLSAALDQVDIGIVLLDSDTRAEFINRAFRDYFKLSDAQADSKPPFIALMYHGRDTGAWQLPEDELSAFIAKRTEMIRTGDSTPINIDLADGQVLRFTCTALPDGGRMLSYTPVTDLVRHSDDPGSADYYRALRGSYRSLAHDLGAAE from the coding sequence ATGCAGTTCAACTGGCGCGCAATCTCCGGTCCGGCTCTCACGACAGCGACGGCGCTGCTCGCCTTCCTGGTCGACCGGCATTTCGTTCCCGTCCCCAACCCTGCGCCATTGTTCGTCTGCATCGTCGCGCTTGCCTCGTCCGTCAGCGGCATCGTCTCCGGCATGGCCAGCGCCGTCATTGCGGTGGCGTCGTCCGCGCTGTTCTTCCTCAACCACCGCGCCGCGCCCGGTTACGACATGTCGGACCTGGCGCGCATGCTGCTGCTGGCGGCGACCGCCGGCGGCACCGCGCTCATCACCGGGCTTCTCAGGCAGAAATGGGTCGGTGCGTTCGCGTGGGAGAAGAAGCATCATGCCACTTCCGAACGGCTGTCGGCCGCGCTCGATCAAGTCGATATCGGCATCGTGCTGCTCGATTCCGATACCCGCGCCGAATTCATCAACCGCGCCTTCCGCGATTACTTCAAGCTGTCCGACGCGCAGGCCGACAGCAAGCCGCCCTTCATCGCGCTGATGTATCACGGCCGCGACACCGGCGCCTGGCAACTGCCCGAGGACGAGCTGAGCGCGTTCATCGCCAAGCGCACCGAGATGATACGGACCGGCGATTCCACCCCGATCAACATCGATCTCGCCGACGGGCAGGTGCTGCGCTTCACCTGCACGGCCCTGCCCGATGGCGGGCGCATGCTGAGCTATACGCCGGTCACCGACCTCGTTCGCCACAGCGACGATCCCGGCAGCGCCGACTACTATCGCGCGTTGCGCGGCAGCTATCGCAGCCTTGCCCACGACCTCGGTGCCGCGGAATAG
- a CDS encoding DUF1501 domain-containing protein: METTMDCCEGLRSSVIPRRGVLLGGASFAAWAYLPKFARAADGRDPRLVVVILRGALDGLATVAPIGDPDYAGLHGSIALSSSGPNAAVGLDDFFSLHPAMPEFARMYREKKAAVVHAVATSYRDRSHFDGQDVLESGFAGPGRVQSGWLNRALEGLPKGERVTSALAVGPTTPLVLRGAAPTVGWAPVALPQAAEDTAMRLVELYQHRDPALASALKQGLALDKAAQGDDMKPKPGTNGAGAMRLVARGAAKLMAADDGPRIGALAFDGWDTHANEGGPVGRLAQLLGGLDGALAEFETGLGARWRDTVIVVATEFGRTARINGTQGTDHGTGTIALLAGGAVKGGRVITDWPGLKPANLYQGRDLAPTTDLRAVMKGVLKDQFGLAEKVLAESVFPDSSAVKPMQGLVG; encoded by the coding sequence ATGGAAACGACAATGGATTGCTGCGAAGGCTTGAGATCGTCGGTGATTCCGCGGCGTGGCGTGTTGCTCGGCGGCGCGTCCTTTGCGGCATGGGCCTACTTGCCGAAATTCGCGCGTGCCGCCGATGGCCGCGATCCGCGGCTGGTGGTCGTGATCCTGCGCGGCGCGCTGGATGGGCTCGCCACCGTCGCGCCGATTGGCGATCCTGATTATGCCGGCCTGCATGGTTCGATCGCGCTGTCGTCGAGCGGGCCGAACGCGGCGGTGGGGCTCGACGATTTCTTTTCGCTGCATCCGGCGATGCCGGAATTTGCGCGGATGTATCGCGAGAAGAAGGCGGCCGTGGTTCACGCGGTGGCGACGTCCTACCGCGACCGCTCGCATTTCGACGGGCAGGACGTGCTCGAAAGCGGTTTTGCCGGTCCCGGCCGGGTGCAGTCCGGCTGGCTCAACCGCGCGCTGGAAGGCCTGCCGAAAGGCGAGCGGGTGACGAGCGCGCTGGCGGTCGGCCCGACCACGCCGCTGGTGCTGCGCGGCGCGGCGCCCACCGTCGGCTGGGCGCCGGTGGCGCTGCCGCAGGCTGCGGAAGATACTGCGATGCGGCTCGTCGAACTTTATCAACACCGCGATCCCGCGCTGGCGAGCGCGTTGAAGCAGGGCCTCGCGCTCGACAAGGCCGCGCAAGGCGACGACATGAAGCCAAAACCCGGCACCAATGGCGCCGGCGCGATGCGGCTGGTGGCGCGTGGCGCCGCCAAGCTGATGGCCGCCGACGATGGCCCCCGCATCGGCGCGCTCGCGTTCGACGGCTGGGACACCCATGCGAACGAAGGCGGACCTGTGGGGCGGCTGGCGCAACTGCTCGGCGGCCTCGACGGCGCATTGGCGGAATTCGAAACCGGGCTGGGCGCGCGCTGGCGCGACACCGTGATCGTGGTCGCCACCGAATTCGGCCGCACCGCGCGCATCAACGGCACGCAGGGCACCGATCACGGCACCGGCACCATCGCGCTGCTCGCCGGCGGCGCAGTGAAAGGCGGGCGCGTGATCACGGACTGGCCGGGGCTGAAGCCCGCCAATCTCTATCAGGGCCGCGATCTCGCGCCCACCACCGATCTGCGCGCGGTGATGAAGGGCGTGCTGAAGGATCAGTTCGGGCTGGCGGAGAAAGTGCTGGCGGAGAGCGTGTTTCCGGACAGCAGTGCCGTGAAGCCGATGCAGGGATTGGTGGGGTAG
- a CDS encoding aldo/keto reductase, with amino-acid sequence MQIRNLGGSGLRVSAVGLGCNNFGQRTDLETSRKVIHKAIDLGITLFDTADIYAGMGGSETVLGTVLGDRRKDIVLATKYSKPMATDGTRQGASRRYIMSAVEASLTRLKTDYIDLYQQHDYDPLTPMEETLRALDDLVRQGKVRYIGNSNFPAWRIAEAELMARQMNVSRFVSCQDEYSLVVRGIEKDLLPAATEYKLGLLPFFPLASGLLTGKYRRGAAAPDDTRFAKAPALKDRYVTARNEDIVEKLQAFAQARGHTMLELAFSWLAQRPQVASVIAGATRVEQVEQNVKAIGWTLSAEEMAEVDQITK; translated from the coding sequence ATGCAAATTCGCAACCTCGGCGGCTCCGGCCTGCGCGTTTCCGCCGTCGGCCTCGGCTGCAACAACTTTGGCCAGCGCACCGATCTGGAAACTTCGCGCAAGGTCATCCACAAGGCCATCGACCTCGGCATCACCCTGTTCGACACCGCCGACATCTATGCCGGCATGGGCGGCTCCGAGACCGTGCTCGGCACCGTGCTCGGCGACCGCCGCAAGGACATCGTGCTGGCGACGAAATATTCCAAGCCGATGGCAACCGACGGCACCAGGCAGGGCGCCTCGCGCCGCTACATCATGTCCGCGGTCGAGGCCAGCCTGACGCGGCTGAAGACCGACTACATCGATCTCTACCAGCAGCATGATTACGATCCCTTGACGCCGATGGAAGAGACGCTCCGCGCGCTCGACGATCTCGTCCGCCAGGGCAAGGTCCGCTACATCGGCAATTCGAATTTTCCGGCCTGGCGCATCGCGGAGGCGGAACTGATGGCGCGGCAGATGAATGTCAGCCGCTTCGTCTCCTGCCAGGACGAATACAGCCTGGTGGTGCGCGGCATCGAAAAGGATCTGCTGCCCGCGGCAACGGAATACAAACTCGGCCTGCTGCCGTTCTTCCCGCTGGCGAGCGGGCTTCTCACCGGCAAATACAGGCGCGGCGCCGCCGCCCCCGACGACACCCGCTTCGCCAAGGCGCCGGCGCTGAAGGACCGCTACGTCACCGCGCGCAATGAGGACATCGTCGAAAAGCTGCAGGCGTTCGCGCAAGCCCGCGGCCACACCATGCTCGAACTCGCCTTCTCCTGGCTCGCCCAGCGCCCGCAAGTCGCCAGCGTCATCGCCGGCGCGACGCGTGTCGAACAGGTCGAGCAGAACGTGAAGGCGATCGGCTGGACGCTGAGCGCGGAGGAGATGGCGGAGGTCGATCAGATTACGAAGTAA
- a CDS encoding DUF992 domain-containing protein encodes MRLLTLTLAMAALIAPIASANAAPPVRAGILQCQGGQNVGFVVGSVTSLECVFRSEGRRPEPYIAKVQRIGLDLGVTEQTQLSWAVNAPNSRLGRGELAGSYGGVGANASIGVGGGGNFLVGGPANAYALQPISVQGQTGLNVAAGIAGLELQPFYGNGPRRHVRRHRHRG; translated from the coding sequence ATGCGACTCCTGACACTGACACTCGCCATGGCGGCACTGATTGCGCCGATCGCAAGCGCCAACGCGGCGCCGCCGGTTCGCGCCGGCATTTTGCAATGCCAGGGCGGCCAGAATGTCGGCTTCGTGGTCGGCTCGGTGACCAGCCTCGAATGCGTGTTCCGCAGCGAAGGCCGCCGGCCTGAACCCTATATCGCCAAGGTGCAGCGCATCGGCCTCGATCTCGGCGTGACCGAGCAGACCCAGTTGTCCTGGGCGGTCAACGCGCCGAACAGCCGGCTCGGGCGCGGCGAACTCGCCGGCAGCTATGGCGGCGTCGGCGCCAATGCATCGATCGGCGTTGGCGGCGGCGGCAACTTCCTGGTTGGCGGTCCCGCCAACGCCTATGCGCTGCAGCCGATCAGCGTGCAGGGACAGACCGGGCTGAATGTCGCCGCCGGTATCGCCGGCCTCGAACTGCAGCCGTTCTACGGTAATGGTCCGCGACGGCACGTCCGCCGCCATCGTCACCGCGGCTGA
- a CDS encoding DUF992 domain-containing protein: protein MRRSLILAAAALAALASSIGGANAQQVQRVQVGVLECRGGASVGFVVGSVTNLGCVLRAEGMPEDRYIATIRKVGLDLGITQESALAWGVFAPVARLGPGGLSGDYVGAQGSATLGVGVGGNVLVGGSANSIALQPLSVQGQVGVSVAAGLESLELRPGR, encoded by the coding sequence ATGCGTCGTTCTCTCATTCTCGCCGCTGCCGCGCTCGCCGCGCTGGCTTCGTCGATCGGCGGCGCCAATGCGCAGCAGGTGCAGCGCGTGCAGGTCGGTGTGCTGGAGTGCCGCGGCGGCGCCAGCGTCGGCTTCGTCGTTGGCTCCGTCACCAATCTCGGCTGCGTGCTGCGCGCCGAAGGGATGCCGGAAGACCGCTACATCGCCACCATCCGGAAAGTCGGGCTCGACCTCGGCATCACCCAGGAATCCGCGCTGGCCTGGGGCGTGTTCGCACCTGTAGCCCGCCTCGGGCCGGGCGGCCTTTCCGGCGATTATGTCGGCGCGCAGGGCAGTGCCACGCTCGGCGTCGGTGTCGGCGGCAACGTGCTGGTCGGCGGCTCCGCCAATTCGATCGCGCTGCAGCCGCTCAGCGTGCAGGGCCAGGTCGGCGTTAGCGTCGCTGCCGGATTGGAGAGCCTGGAACTGCGGCCGGGGCGGTAG
- a CDS encoding DUF1800 domain-containing protein, which translates to MARDSQSALVALNRFGLGARGGASGDFLNAASDPRGFVKAELARPNGVLLEVPGLQSTAALGKAVFDYQFEIQQARDAAAKQAAPATEGQPPADAKAQRRNFSLNSIAMDMAPREPPKEAPVKPPENRNTAVAPTEAMRPNAPKPPPAPLNIIQKTFRAEALARLQRAVMVDCGFTERLVVFWSNHFCISANKGGPARMWAGSFEREAIRPYVLGRFGDMLKSVEQHPAMLFFLDNQQSLGPDSRAGKNRNRGLNENLAREILELHTLGVGGGYSQDDVTSLANIITGWTYAGRLGQLGAPGSFVFNANAHQPGAQRVMGKIYDASGVAQGEAVLADIARHPSTAKFIATKFARHFVADDPPPALVARLADVFTRTDGDLKALATAVVDSDEAWNAPLSKMRSPYEFLVASGRLLAQIPNDPGRYLGGLNTLGQPLWAPAGPNGFPDSNAAWAAPEGIKLRLDISAQIASRLADGVDPRDLLELVAADAASSETRKTIERAESRQQALALLLMSPEFQRR; encoded by the coding sequence ATGGCCCGCGATTCGCAATCAGCCCTTGTTGCGCTCAATCGCTTCGGACTGGGCGCGCGGGGCGGAGCCTCCGGCGATTTTCTCAATGCGGCATCCGATCCGCGCGGCTTCGTCAAGGCAGAACTCGCCCGTCCCAACGGCGTGCTGCTCGAAGTGCCCGGATTGCAGTCGACGGCGGCGCTCGGCAAGGCCGTGTTCGACTATCAGTTCGAGATTCAGCAGGCCCGCGATGCCGCCGCCAAGCAGGCGGCGCCTGCGACCGAAGGCCAACCGCCGGCGGATGCGAAGGCGCAGCGCCGAAACTTTTCGCTCAACAGCATCGCCATGGATATGGCGCCGAGAGAACCGCCAAAGGAAGCGCCGGTGAAGCCACCGGAAAATCGCAATACGGCCGTGGCGCCCACTGAAGCGATGCGGCCGAATGCGCCAAAACCGCCGCCGGCACCGCTCAACATCATCCAGAAAACCTTTCGTGCCGAGGCGCTGGCGCGGCTGCAACGGGCCGTCATGGTCGATTGCGGATTTACCGAGCGGCTGGTGGTGTTCTGGTCCAATCATTTCTGCATCTCCGCCAACAAGGGCGGGCCGGCGCGGATGTGGGCCGGCTCGTTCGAGCGCGAGGCGATCCGGCCCTACGTGCTCGGGCGTTTCGGCGACATGCTGAAGTCGGTCGAGCAGCATCCGGCGATGCTGTTCTTTCTCGACAACCAGCAATCGCTGGGCCCGGATTCGCGCGCCGGGAAAAACCGCAACCGCGGACTGAACGAAAATCTCGCGCGCGAAATCCTGGAACTGCATACGCTCGGCGTTGGCGGCGGCTATTCGCAGGACGACGTGACGTCGCTGGCGAACATCATCACGGGTTGGACCTATGCGGGAAGGCTCGGCCAGTTGGGCGCGCCCGGGTCCTTCGTGTTCAATGCCAATGCGCATCAGCCGGGCGCGCAGCGGGTGATGGGAAAAATCTACGACGCGTCAGGCGTGGCGCAGGGCGAGGCGGTGCTGGCGGACATTGCGCGGCATCCGTCCACCGCGAAATTCATTGCTACCAAATTCGCGCGGCACTTCGTGGCCGACGATCCGCCACCGGCCCTGGTGGCGCGGCTCGCCGATGTCTTCACGCGAACCGACGGCGATCTCAAGGCGCTGGCGACGGCGGTGGTGGATTCCGACGAGGCCTGGAACGCGCCGCTCTCCAAGATGCGCTCGCCTTACGAATTCCTGGTCGCGAGCGGCCGGTTGCTGGCGCAGATCCCGAACGATCCCGGCCGCTATCTCGGCGGTCTCAATACGTTGGGCCAGCCGCTGTGGGCGCCCGCCGGGCCGAACGGTTTTCCCGACAGCAACGCGGCCTGGGCGGCGCCGGAAGGCATCAAGCTGCGGCTCGATATATCGGCGCAGATCGCCTCGCGGCTCGCCGACGGCGTCGATCCGCGCGATCTGCTCGAACTGGTTGCCGCGGACGCGGCGTCATCGGAGACGCGGAAAACCATCGAGCGCGCGGAATCGCGGCAGCAGGCGCTGGCGCTGTTGCTGATGTCGCCGGAATTCCAGAGGAGATGA
- a CDS encoding GNAT family N-acetyltransferase, giving the protein MSGDLTIRFVTRQDYAQWLPLWDGYNAFYGRSGPTALAPEITAMTWARFFDAYEPVHALVAESGGELLGLTHYLFHRSTTMIEPNCYLQDLFTRAAARGKGVGRALINGVYEQAKLAGSSRVYWQTHETNHTAMQLYDKVAERSGFIVYRKLF; this is encoded by the coding sequence ATGTCCGGCGACCTCACCATCCGCTTCGTCACCCGTCAGGACTACGCGCAATGGCTTCCACTGTGGGACGGCTACAACGCCTTCTACGGCCGCTCGGGCCCGACCGCGCTTGCGCCCGAGATCACGGCGATGACGTGGGCGCGCTTCTTCGATGCCTATGAGCCGGTGCATGCGCTGGTCGCCGAGAGCGGCGGCGAACTGCTCGGGCTGACGCATTATCTGTTTCACCGCTCTACGACCATGATCGAGCCGAACTGCTATCTGCAGGATCTGTTCACCAGGGCGGCGGCGCGCGGCAAGGGCGTCGGCCGCGCCTTGATCAACGGCGTGTACGAACAGGCGAAGCTCGCGGGATCTTCCCGCGTCTATTGGCAGACGCACGAGACCAACCACACCGCGATGCAGCTGTACGACAAGGTGGCGGAGCGTTCCGGCTTCATCGTTTACCGCAAGCTGTTCTGA
- a CDS encoding pyridoxal phosphate-dependent aminotransferase, with protein MPFLSASLARVKPSATIAVTDKARALKAAGRNVIGLGAGEPDFDTPANIKLAAIRAIEAGKTKYTDVGGIPELKEAIIAKFQRENGLTYKPNQVIVGTGGKQVLYNALMATLNPGDEVIIPAPYWVSYPEMVALAGGESVPVVCPASSGFKLRPEDLEKAITPKTKWIILCSPSNPTGAAYTRTELKAITDVLVKHPHVWVMTDDMYEHLVYDDFQFATPAQVEPKLYERTLTVNGVSKAYCMTGWRIGYAGGPADLIKAMATIQSQSTSNPSSIAQWASVEALNGPQDFIPVHNKVFKERRDLVVSMLNQAKGIECPRPEGAFYVYPSCAGTIGKTSPSGKVIANDEDFVTELLESEGVAVVQGSAFGLGPAFRISYATKTSDLEDACKRIQRFCGNLR; from the coding sequence ATGCCCTTCCTGTCCGCCTCGCTCGCCCGTGTGAAGCCGTCCGCGACGATCGCGGTGACGGATAAAGCACGCGCGCTGAAAGCGGCGGGCCGCAACGTCATCGGCCTTGGCGCCGGCGAGCCGGATTTCGACACGCCCGCCAACATCAAGCTGGCGGCGATCCGCGCCATCGAGGCCGGCAAGACCAAGTACACCGACGTCGGCGGCATTCCCGAGCTGAAGGAAGCCATCATCGCAAAATTCCAGCGCGAGAACGGCCTGACCTACAAGCCGAACCAGGTCATCGTCGGCACCGGCGGCAAGCAGGTGCTCTACAACGCGCTGATGGCGACCCTCAATCCCGGCGACGAGGTCATCATTCCCGCGCCGTACTGGGTCAGCTATCCCGAGATGGTGGCGCTGGCCGGCGGCGAGTCGGTGCCGGTTGTGTGCCCGGCGTCGAGTGGCTTCAAGCTGCGGCCAGAGGATCTCGAAAAGGCGATCACGCCGAAGACCAAGTGGATCATCCTGTGCTCGCCGTCGAACCCGACCGGCGCCGCCTACACGCGCACCGAGCTGAAGGCCATCACCGACGTGCTGGTGAAGCATCCGCATGTCTGGGTGATGACCGACGACATGTACGAGCACCTGGTCTATGACGACTTCCAGTTCGCAACGCCCGCGCAGGTCGAGCCGAAACTGTACGAGCGCACGCTGACGGTGAACGGCGTGTCGAAGGCCTATTGCATGACCGGCTGGCGCATCGGCTATGCCGGCGGCCCTGCCGACCTGATCAAGGCGATGGCGACGATCCAGTCGCAGTCGACCTCGAACCCGTCGTCGATCGCGCAGTGGGCTTCGGTGGAAGCGCTGAACGGTCCGCAGGACTTCATCCCCGTGCACAACAAGGTGTTCAAGGAGCGCCGCGATCTCGTGGTGTCGATGCTGAACCAGGCCAAGGGCATCGAATGCCCGCGGCCCGAAGGCGCGTTCTACGTCTATCCGTCCTGCGCCGGCACCATCGGCAAGACCTCGCCGTCAGGCAAGGTGATCGCCAATGACGAGGATTTCGTCACCGAGCTTTTGGAGAGCGAAGGCGTCGCCGTCGTGCAGGGTTCGGCATTCGGCCTTGGACCGGCGTTCCGGATTTCGTATGCGACCAAAACCTCAGACCTCGAAGACGCCTGCAAGCGCATCCAGCGCTTCTGCGGCAATTTGAGATAA
- a CDS encoding glutathione S-transferase family protein: MYKLYSMQRSGNSYKVRLALALLNAPYQAIEVDILRGESRTPDFLAKNPSGQVPLLEVAEGRYLAESNAILWYVCGGTSLAPESRVERAEALQWMFFEQHALEPNIGAAYFWLSLVKGGRDLQTHALEDWMERGYAALQVMENHLKSCAYFAAGQLTVADIALYGYTHVADRCDYDLATFPAIRAWLRRVEQTPGFVTMDWRPEAEVDDQAGIAAGA, translated from the coding sequence ATGTACAAGCTCTATTCGATGCAGCGCTCCGGCAACAGCTACAAGGTCCGCCTTGCGCTGGCGCTGCTCAACGCACCCTATCAAGCAATCGAGGTGGACATTCTGCGCGGTGAAAGCCGCACGCCCGATTTTCTGGCGAAGAATCCCAGCGGACAAGTTCCGCTCTTGGAAGTCGCCGAGGGACGCTATCTCGCCGAGTCCAACGCCATCCTCTGGTATGTCTGCGGCGGCACTTCGCTGGCCCCGGAGTCACGGGTCGAACGCGCCGAAGCGCTGCAATGGATGTTCTTCGAGCAGCATGCGCTCGAGCCTAATATCGGCGCCGCCTATTTCTGGCTGTCGCTGGTCAAGGGCGGCCGCGACCTGCAGACGCATGCGCTGGAGGACTGGATGGAACGCGGCTACGCCGCGCTTCAGGTGATGGAAAACCATCTCAAGAGCTGCGCCTATTTCGCCGCAGGGCAACTGACGGTCGCCGATATCGCGCTGTACGGCTACACCCATGTCGCCGACCGCTGCGACTACGATCTGGCAACCTTCCCCGCCATCCGCGCCTGGCTGCGGCGGGTCGAGCAGACCCCCGGCTTCGTCACCATGGACTGGCGGCCGGAGGCCGAGGTCGACGACCAGGCCGGCATCGCCGCCGGCGCATAA
- a CDS encoding phosphatase PAP2 family protein has protein sequence MRTTHKQLPRAEAAIWMTIGVIAIGIVGFTLWTSFEIGWRSFLAPIITAVLLTLGGWFYRSVRGEPRLGAIFSSTAQIIGFAAVAAPLSYIAAAARFPLQDAMFDAWDRHLHFDWVQMMTFIALRPELQHFLQFAYFSFALQTVTTILALGIAGQLDRLGTFVAALVGTTLVTIAISAVYPAAGPWLFLDIQPAAANGFLPVSSTSWPVFLGLRDGTLHTVYGLNSEGIITFPSLHAALGILFATALWQISVVRWIAIGLNGLMLIATPAYGSHYLVDVIAGMLIAAACWVAVARLFAANVDLMQNHLATIPDPPSIVPEAMSTPETAAASRRLESV, from the coding sequence ATGAGGACCACGCACAAGCAGTTGCCGCGGGCCGAAGCCGCGATCTGGATGACGATTGGCGTCATCGCGATCGGGATCGTGGGCTTTACGCTGTGGACCTCTTTCGAGATCGGGTGGCGCTCTTTCCTCGCCCCGATTATCACGGCCGTGCTGCTCACGCTCGGCGGGTGGTTCTACCGGTCCGTCCGGGGAGAACCACGGCTCGGCGCCATTTTTTCGTCGACGGCGCAGATCATCGGCTTCGCCGCAGTTGCCGCGCCGTTGTCCTACATCGCGGCGGCGGCGAGATTTCCGCTGCAGGACGCGATGTTCGACGCCTGGGACCGCCATTTGCATTTCGACTGGGTGCAGATGATGACGTTCATCGCATTGCGCCCCGAACTGCAACACTTCCTGCAGTTTGCCTATTTCAGCTTCGCGCTGCAAACCGTGACGACGATACTGGCGCTCGGAATAGCCGGGCAGCTCGACCGGCTCGGCACTTTCGTCGCCGCGCTCGTTGGCACGACACTGGTCACCATCGCGATATCAGCCGTGTATCCCGCAGCAGGGCCGTGGCTCTTTCTTGATATCCAGCCGGCTGCGGCAAACGGCTTCCTGCCCGTCTCGTCGACCAGTTGGCCGGTCTTCCTCGGACTGCGCGACGGCACGCTGCACACCGTCTACGGATTGAACTCGGAAGGGATCATCACGTTTCCGAGTCTGCACGCTGCGCTCGGCATCCTGTTCGCCACAGCGCTCTGGCAGATAAGCGTCGTGCGATGGATCGCAATTGGCCTGAACGGCTTGATGCTGATTGCCACCCCCGCCTATGGAAGCCACTACCTGGTGGACGTGATCGCGGGAATGCTGATTGCGGCGGCGTGCTGGGTTGCCGTTGCACGCCTCTTTGCGGCCAACGTGGATTTGATGCAGAATCATCTCGCAACAATTCCAGATCCACCCTCGATCGTGCCGGAAGCGATGTCCACGCCGGAAACGGCGGCGGCATCGCGCAGGCTTGAATCGGTCTGA
- a CDS encoding PQQ-dependent sugar dehydrogenase, with the protein MKTPVGLVTAALAVAILLAVSFLIATGTRGQEQAFGSSAGELEVRTIARGLANPWALAFLPDGKMLVTERPGRMRIVSAEGQISPPLNGVPEVWASGQGGLLDVVVDNSFAQNKTIYFCFAERTDGGGRTTVARAKLNDSNGRLDDVKIIFRQQGPLSSGNHYGCRIAQAEDSNLFVALGDHFTYRDQAQNLGNHLGKLIRIAPDGSVPSGNPFAGRTDAKPEIWSYGHRNVQALAIHPTSGELWEIEHGPRGGDEVNLIGKGKNYGWPVIGYGIDYSGARIHDTTAKEGMEQPLKYWVPSIAPSGMAFYTGKLFPKWNGSLFTGALRGAMLVRLTLNGNAVTSEERLLQNLHERIRDVRQGPDGALWLLTDSSNGRVLRVAPAAK; encoded by the coding sequence ATGAAAACACCTGTCGGCCTCGTGACCGCCGCGTTGGCGGTGGCGATCCTGCTTGCCGTCTCGTTCCTGATCGCCACCGGCACGCGTGGCCAGGAGCAAGCATTTGGTTCGTCGGCGGGCGAACTCGAGGTTCGCACCATCGCCCGAGGCCTCGCTAATCCCTGGGCGCTGGCGTTCCTGCCCGACGGCAAGATGCTGGTGACCGAGCGTCCGGGCCGCATGCGCATCGTTTCGGCCGAAGGACAGATCTCGCCGCCGCTGAACGGCGTTCCCGAGGTCTGGGCGTCCGGCCAGGGCGGCCTGCTCGATGTCGTCGTCGACAACTCATTTGCGCAGAACAAGACCATCTATTTCTGCTTTGCCGAACGAACCGACGGTGGCGGGCGCACCACGGTCGCCCGCGCAAAACTCAACGACAGCAACGGCCGCCTCGACGACGTCAAGATCATCTTCCGCCAGCAAGGGCCGCTGTCATCAGGCAATCATTACGGCTGCCGCATCGCGCAGGCCGAGGACAGCAATCTGTTCGTAGCCCTGGGCGATCATTTCACTTACCGGGACCAAGCGCAGAATCTAGGCAACCATCTCGGCAAACTGATCCGGATCGCGCCCGATGGTTCGGTGCCATCAGGCAATCCGTTCGCGGGCCGCACTGACGCCAAACCGGAGATCTGGAGCTACGGGCACCGCAACGTGCAGGCGCTCGCGATCCATCCCACCTCCGGCGAGCTTTGGGAAATCGAGCACGGTCCGCGCGGCGGCGACGAGGTCAATTTGATCGGCAAGGGCAAAAATTACGGCTGGCCGGTGATCGGCTACGGCATCGATTACTCCGGCGCCAGGATCCACGACACTACCGCCAAGGAAGGCATGGAGCAGCCGCTCAAATACTGGGTGCCGTCGATCGCGCCATCAGGCATGGCGTTCTATACCGGAAAGCTGTTTCCGAAATGGAACGGCAGCCTGTTCACCGGCGCGCTGCGCGGCGCGATGCTGGTGCGGCTGACGCTGAACGGCAACGCTGTCACCTCGGAGGAACGCCTTTTGCAAAACCTGCACGAGCGTATCAGGGACGTCCGCCAGGGGCCGGACGGCGCGCTGTGGCTGCTGACGGATAGTTCGAACGGACGGGTATTGCGGGTGGCGCCGGCCGCGAAGTGA